From a region of the Actinomadura luzonensis genome:
- a CDS encoding glutamate--cysteine ligase, with protein sequence MGQDLDKERFTEEEYTRFGERIREQLGTLRELLGTPGFGQGPVTIGAELELFLVDERGRPLPRNSETRDALGDPRVVLELGRYNLEVNLTPTTLEGRPFELLSAEVQDTVSKVDAAVEGGGALPIGILPTLETGDFTAGAMSDQNRYRAMSRGVRRLRLEPFLVKIDDLELSVEDVILESANTSWQVHIRTPPERFARLFNAAQLAIGPVLAACGNSPIFLGPRKWEETRIALMEEAVDDRDVARPERRDGRVTFGSDWVREGAIELFERYVEDYEPIVPDLTDDAAPHEVPELRLHQGTIWQWNRPVYDPADGGHLRIEMRALPAGPSCADMAANTAFLLGLTLSQAERDLTGYRFAEAYQNFYRAAMHGLDAKLSWPGWDGEHDAADLVLRLLPEARAGLLGAGVAPGDADRALEVMEQRVRLRRTGAVWQRETLERFGGDRERLVRRYRELALSGLPVHLWR encoded by the coding sequence ATGGGACAAGACTTGGACAAGGAGCGCTTCACCGAGGAGGAGTACACCCGCTTCGGCGAGCGCATCCGTGAGCAGCTCGGCACCCTCCGCGAGCTGCTCGGCACCCCCGGCTTCGGGCAGGGACCCGTGACGATCGGCGCCGAGCTGGAGCTGTTCCTCGTCGACGAGCGGGGCAGGCCGCTCCCGCGCAACAGCGAGACGCGCGACGCGCTCGGCGACCCGCGCGTGGTGCTGGAGCTGGGCCGCTACAACCTGGAGGTGAACCTCACCCCCACGACGCTGGAGGGCAGGCCGTTCGAGCTGCTGAGCGCCGAGGTCCAGGACACCGTCTCCAAGGTGGACGCCGCCGTCGAGGGCGGCGGCGCGCTGCCCATCGGCATCCTGCCCACGCTGGAGACCGGGGACTTCACCGCGGGCGCGATGAGCGACCAGAACCGGTACCGGGCCATGAGCAGGGGAGTGCGGCGGCTGCGGCTGGAGCCGTTCCTCGTGAAGATCGACGACCTGGAGCTGTCGGTCGAGGACGTCATCCTGGAGAGCGCCAACACCTCCTGGCAGGTGCACATCCGCACGCCGCCGGAGCGCTTCGCCCGGCTGTTCAACGCCGCCCAGCTCGCCATCGGGCCGGTGCTGGCGGCGTGCGGCAACTCGCCGATCTTCCTGGGCCCGCGCAAGTGGGAGGAGACCCGGATCGCGCTCATGGAGGAGGCGGTCGACGACCGGGACGTGGCGCGGCCCGAGCGCCGCGACGGCCGGGTCACCTTCGGCTCCGACTGGGTGCGCGAGGGCGCGATCGAGCTGTTCGAGCGGTACGTCGAGGACTACGAGCCGATCGTGCCCGACCTCACCGACGACGCCGCGCCGCACGAGGTGCCCGAGCTGCGGCTGCACCAGGGCACGATCTGGCAGTGGAACCGGCCCGTCTACGACCCCGCCGACGGCGGTCACCTGCGCATCGAGATGCGGGCGCTGCCCGCCGGGCCCTCGTGCGCCGACATGGCCGCCAACACCGCCTTCCTCCTGGGGCTGACCCTCTCGCAGGCCGAGCGGGACCTCACCGGCTACCGCTTCGCCGAGGCGTACCAGAACTTCTACCGGGCCGCGATGCACGGGCTGGACGCCAAGCTGTCCTGGCCGGGCTGGGACGGCGAGCACGACGCCGCCGACCTCGTCCTGCGGCTGCTCCCCGAGGCGCGGGCCGGGCTGCTGGGCGCGGGGGTGGCCCCCGGCGACGCCGACCGCGCGCTGGAGGTCATGGAGCAGCGCGTGCGCCTGCGCCGCACCGGCGCGGTGTGGCAGCGCGAGACGCTGGAGCGTTTCGGCGGCGACCGCGAACGCCTGGTCCGCCGTTACCGTGAGCTGGCCCTGTCGGGGTTGCCGGTGCATTTGTGGCGCTGA
- a CDS encoding zinc-dependent alcohol dehydrogenase family protein, with protein MRAVAFDVFGGELDVRELPDPAPAPHGAVIRVEATGLCRSDWHGWQGHDPDIKTLPHVPGHEFAGVVEAVGADVRGWRPGARVTAPFVCACGTCPSCAAGEQQVCERQTQPGFTHWGSFAEYVAVGHADVNLVAVPEDMAFATAAGLGCRFATAFRAVAQVGEVRPGEWVAVHGCGGVGLSAVMIATAAGARVVAVDVSGDALRLAELAGATHFVNASAGDAAAQVRELTRGGAHVSLDALGSPQTCAASVESLRRRGRHVQVGLLPGGPTPVPMGRVIGHELRLLGSHGMAAHAYPGMLELIRAGVLHPDQLVTRTIGLAEAGKALAAIGSVPGVTIVTPRAPL; from the coding sequence ATGCGAGCGGTTGCGTTTGACGTCTTCGGGGGCGAGCTCGACGTGCGCGAGCTGCCCGACCCGGCCCCCGCCCCGCACGGCGCGGTCATCAGGGTCGAGGCGACGGGGCTGTGCCGGTCCGACTGGCACGGCTGGCAGGGCCACGACCCCGACATCAAGACGCTGCCCCACGTGCCCGGGCACGAGTTCGCGGGGGTGGTCGAGGCCGTCGGCGCCGACGTGCGCGGCTGGCGGCCGGGGGCGCGGGTGACGGCGCCGTTCGTGTGCGCCTGCGGCACCTGCCCGTCCTGCGCGGCCGGCGAGCAGCAGGTGTGCGAGCGGCAGACGCAGCCGGGCTTCACCCACTGGGGCTCCTTCGCCGAGTACGTCGCCGTCGGCCACGCCGACGTCAACCTGGTCGCCGTCCCCGAGGACATGGCCTTCGCCACGGCGGCCGGGCTCGGCTGCCGCTTCGCCACCGCCTTCCGCGCGGTCGCGCAGGTGGGCGAGGTGCGGCCGGGCGAGTGGGTGGCGGTGCACGGCTGCGGCGGCGTCGGGCTGTCGGCCGTCATGATCGCGACGGCGGCCGGGGCGCGGGTGGTGGCGGTCGACGTCAGCGGCGACGCGCTGCGGCTGGCCGAGCTGGCCGGCGCCACGCACTTCGTCAACGCCTCGGCGGGCGACGCGGCGGCCCAGGTGCGCGAGCTGACCAGGGGCGGCGCGCACGTGTCGCTCGACGCGCTGGGCAGCCCGCAGACCTGCGCGGCCTCGGTCGAGAGCCTGCGCCGCCGGGGCCGGCACGTGCAGGTGGGCCTGCTGCCGGGCGGGCCGACGCCGGTGCCGATGGGCCGCGTGATCGGTCACGAGCTGCGGCTGCTGGGCAGCCACGGCATGGCCGCGCACGCCTACCCGGGCATGCTGGAGCTGATCAGGGCCGGCGTGCTGCACCCCGACCAGCTCGTCACCAGGACCATCGGGCTGGCCGAGGCGGGCAAGGCGCTCGCCGCGATCGGCTCGGTGCCGGGCGTGACCATCGTCACTCCTCGAGCGCCACTTTGA
- a CDS encoding carboxymuconolactone decarboxylase family protein produces MKPRVRPLPPEEWDDFIKANPYNVFATLARHPALYRAWLGFGGALLDGTLPARDRELAILRTAYHSRSTYEWAHHTRIAREAGLTDLEIDSVRRLDALWPVEDRLVLQVADDLHYGGDLTDATWAALCDRYDEPGRIELVMLVAHYRMLALVLRTLKVALEE; encoded by the coding sequence ATGAAACCCCGCGTGCGGCCTCTTCCCCCTGAGGAGTGGGACGACTTCATCAAGGCCAACCCTTACAACGTCTTCGCCACCCTGGCCCGTCATCCGGCGCTCTACCGGGCCTGGCTCGGCTTCGGCGGCGCGCTGCTCGACGGCACGCTGCCGGCCCGCGACCGCGAGCTGGCCATCCTGCGCACGGCCTACCACAGCCGCAGCACCTACGAGTGGGCCCACCACACCCGCATCGCCCGCGAGGCGGGCCTCACCGACCTGGAGATCGACTCGGTGCGCCGCCTCGACGCGCTCTGGCCGGTCGAGGACCGCCTCGTGCTCCAGGTCGCCGACGACCTCCACTACGGCGGCGATCTCACCGACGCCACCTGGGCCGCGCTCTGCGACCGCTACGACGAGCCGGGCCGGATCGAGCTGGTCATGCTGGTCGCCCACTACCGGATGCTGGCGCTGGTGCTGCGCACGCTCAAAGTGGCGCTCGAGGAGTGA
- a CDS encoding response regulator transcription factor produces MIRTLLAEDMNLVRGALVALLAYEEDIEVVAEVDRGDRIMAAARACKPDVAVLDIALPGKDGLAAAGELHEKMPECGVLILTGVGTPGLLKRALDVHVRGFMAKDSPPGRLADGIRRVADGERVIDSELAIAAMRPADAPLTQRELDVIGAAADGASIGEIAATLFLAEGTVRNYLSRTTAKLGARSRIDAIRIARESGWI; encoded by the coding sequence GTGATTCGAACGTTGCTCGCAGAGGACATGAACCTGGTACGAGGGGCGCTCGTGGCCCTGCTGGCCTATGAGGAGGACATCGAGGTCGTCGCCGAGGTCGACAGGGGCGACCGCATCATGGCCGCCGCCCGGGCCTGCAAACCGGACGTCGCGGTGCTCGACATCGCGCTGCCCGGCAAGGACGGGCTCGCCGCGGCGGGCGAGCTGCACGAGAAGATGCCCGAGTGCGGGGTGCTCATCCTGACCGGCGTGGGCACGCCGGGGCTGCTGAAGCGGGCGCTCGACGTGCACGTGCGGGGCTTCATGGCCAAGGACTCGCCGCCGGGCCGGCTGGCCGACGGCATCAGGCGGGTGGCCGACGGCGAGCGGGTCATCGACTCCGAGCTGGCCATCGCGGCCATGCGCCCGGCGGACGCGCCGCTGACGCAGCGCGAGCTGGACGTCATCGGCGCGGCGGCCGACGGGGCCTCGATCGGGGAGATCGCCGCCACGCTGTTCCTGGCCGAGGGGACGGTGCGCAACTACCTGTCCAGGACGACGGCCAAGCTGGGGGCGCGCAGCAGGATCGACGCCATCCGGATCGCCAGGGAGTCCGGCTGGATCTGA
- a CDS encoding prolyl oligopeptidase family serine peptidase, translated as MKFPDSYPPAERVPLPGTDDPYRWLEDPGDPRTRAWLAAQDRLWQDYARRLPLREHFRARLTEMSVTGLVTPPVWRGRRRFHLRQSTSQEHPVLYCDDRPLLDPMELDPTGLTTLDDWQPDQEGRLLAYQLSRSGDERADLYVRDVDTGAVVDGPIGGCRYSPVAWLPGGRAFYYVRFHEGVCLHRLGDPRDVPVLRAGPVSYGVQITPDGRWLIVSAGGQTGNSLWLADLAGRDPADLRPRPVQEAAHARTAGAVAADGRLYLLTDRDAPRRRLCVADPARPAAWRELVPEDPEAVLGAFTVLDGDRLVLCRTRHAVGEIVVHHARTGERLGEVPLPGRGSIASLTSRPEGGSEVWFAYTDAVTPAEVWRYDARTGETGLWSAAPGRVALPDVRSHHVTCASADGTPIRMVVVARPSDGRPRPAILNGYGGFGIPLMPGYAADSMAWVEAGGVLAIANLRGGGEEGESWHRDGMLERKQNVFDDFAAAAEKLIADGWTTPRRLGICGESNGGLLVGAALTQRPDLFAAAVCSAGLLDMARYHLSGLGPTWTGEYGDPDDPEHLAWLLRYSPYHNVRKGAGYPATLFTVSAADTRVDPLHARKMCAAMQRAAGGNRPVLLRHEPDVGHGARAASRSIRLAADVLAFLAHGTGLTV; from the coding sequence ATGAAATTTCCAGACAGCTACCCGCCCGCCGAACGCGTCCCCCTCCCCGGCACGGACGACCCGTACCGCTGGCTGGAGGACCCCGGCGACCCCCGCACCCGCGCCTGGCTCGCCGCCCAGGACCGGCTCTGGCAGGACTACGCCCGCCGGCTGCCGCTCCGCGAGCACTTCCGCGCCCGCCTCACCGAGATGAGCGTCACCGGCCTGGTCACGCCCCCGGTGTGGCGCGGCCGGCGGCGCTTCCACCTGCGCCAGTCCACCTCGCAGGAGCACCCCGTCCTCTACTGCGACGACCGCCCCCTGCTCGACCCCATGGAGCTCGACCCGACCGGCCTGACCACGCTCGACGACTGGCAGCCCGACCAGGAGGGCCGGCTGCTGGCCTACCAGCTCTCGCGCAGCGGGGACGAGCGCGCCGACCTGTACGTCCGCGACGTCGACACCGGCGCCGTCGTGGACGGCCCGATCGGCGGCTGCCGCTACTCGCCGGTCGCCTGGCTGCCCGGCGGCCGGGCGTTCTACTACGTGCGCTTCCACGAGGGCGTCTGCCTGCACCGGCTCGGCGACCCCCGCGACGTGCCGGTGCTGCGGGCCGGCCCGGTCTCGTACGGCGTGCAGATCACCCCCGACGGCCGCTGGCTGATCGTCTCGGCCGGCGGCCAGACCGGCAACTCGCTCTGGCTGGCCGACCTCGCCGGCCGCGACCCGGCCGACCTGCGCCCGCGGCCGGTCCAGGAGGCCGCGCACGCCCGCACCGCCGGCGCCGTGGCCGCCGACGGCCGCCTCTACCTGCTCACCGACCGCGACGCGCCCCGCCGCCGGCTGTGCGTGGCCGACCCGGCCCGGCCCGCCGCCTGGCGCGAGCTGGTCCCCGAGGACCCGGAGGCGGTGCTCGGCGCCTTCACCGTGCTGGACGGCGACCGGCTGGTGCTGTGCCGCACCCGGCACGCGGTCGGCGAGATCGTCGTGCACCACGCCCGCACCGGCGAGCGGCTGGGGGAGGTGCCGCTGCCCGGCCGCGGCTCGATCGCCTCGCTCACCTCACGCCCCGAGGGCGGCTCGGAGGTGTGGTTCGCCTACACCGACGCCGTCACGCCCGCCGAGGTCTGGCGCTACGACGCCCGCACCGGCGAGACCGGCCTGTGGTCGGCCGCCCCCGGCCGGGTCGCGCTCCCCGACGTGCGCAGCCACCACGTCACCTGCGCCTCCGCCGACGGCACGCCCATCCGCATGGTCGTCGTGGCCCGCCCCTCGGACGGCCGGCCGCGCCCGGCGATACTCAACGGCTACGGCGGCTTCGGCATCCCCCTCATGCCCGGCTACGCCGCCGACTCCATGGCCTGGGTCGAGGCGGGCGGCGTGCTGGCGATCGCGAACCTGCGGGGCGGCGGCGAGGAGGGCGAGTCCTGGCACCGGGACGGCATGCTGGAGCGCAAGCAGAACGTCTTCGACGACTTCGCCGCCGCCGCGGAGAAGCTGATCGCCGACGGCTGGACCACGCCCCGCCGGCTCGGCATCTGCGGCGAGTCGAACGGCGGCCTGCTCGTCGGCGCCGCCCTCACCCAGCGGCCCGACCTGTTCGCCGCCGCCGTGTGCTCGGCGGGGCTGCTCGACATGGCCCGCTACCACCTCAGCGGCCTCGGCCCCACCTGGACCGGCGAGTACGGCGACCCGGACGACCCCGAGCACCTCGCCTGGCTGCTCCGCTACTCGCCTTACCACAACGTCAGGAAGGGCGCCGGCTACCCGGCGACGCTGTTCACCGTCTCGGCCGCCGACACCCGGGTGGACCCGCTGCACGCCCGCAAGATGTGCGCCGCCATGCAGCGGGCGGCCGGCGGGAACCGGCCGGTGCTGCTCCGGCACGAGCCGGACGTGGGCCACGGGGCGCGGGCGGCCAGCCGGTCGATCCGGCTGGCGGCCGACGTCCTCGCCTTCCTCGCGCACGGCACCGGTCTCACCGTCTGA
- a CDS encoding ATP-binding cassette domain-containing protein, whose amino-acid sequence MRPAGGGVVVRGAAFSYGPRSAPVLDGLDLTVPEGDHLGVVGPSGAGKSTLALLLSGLLRPDAGEVLIGGVPAGLAEPAARVLIPQEAYVFRGTVMENLAYLRPSATPAEVDASVAAVGARELVDALGGCRAELDPAALSAGQRQLLALVRAHLSPAPLVILDEATCHLDPAAEARAERAFAARGGTLIVIAHRLTSALRARRILLMDGGRTLIGTHDALVEASPLYADLAGHWHPEPVS is encoded by the coding sequence GTGCGCCCGGCCGGCGGCGGGGTCGTGGTGCGCGGCGCCGCGTTCTCCTACGGCCCGCGCTCGGCCCCGGTGCTCGACGGGCTGGACCTGACCGTCCCCGAGGGCGACCACCTGGGGGTCGTCGGCCCGAGCGGCGCCGGCAAGTCGACGCTCGCGCTGCTGCTCAGCGGCCTGCTGCGGCCGGACGCGGGCGAGGTGCTGATCGGCGGCGTCCCGGCCGGGCTGGCCGAGCCCGCCGCCCGCGTCCTGATCCCGCAGGAGGCCTACGTCTTCCGCGGCACCGTCATGGAGAACCTCGCCTACCTGCGCCCGTCCGCCACGCCCGCCGAGGTGGACGCCTCCGTCGCGGCCGTCGGCGCCCGCGAGCTGGTGGACGCGCTCGGCGGCTGCCGGGCCGAGCTCGACCCGGCCGCGCTGTCGGCCGGGCAGCGGCAGCTCCTCGCGCTGGTCCGCGCCCACCTCAGCCCCGCTCCGCTGGTCATCCTGGACGAGGCCACCTGCCACCTGGACCCCGCCGCCGAGGCGCGCGCGGAGCGCGCCTTCGCCGCCCGCGGCGGCACCCTCATCGTGATCGCGCACCGCCTCACCTCGGCGCTGCGCGCCCGCCGCATCCTGCTCATGGACGGCGGCCGGACCCTGATCGGCACCCACGACGCGCTGGTCGAGGCCTCCCCGTTGTACGCGGACCTGGCCGGCCACTGGCACCCGGAGCCCGTGTCATGA
- a CDS encoding ATP-binding cassette domain-containing protein produces MQAGDRLVLGTLRRGGAWPAVLTVTAVAGAAAELAVPYVIGRTLDVLVAGGAGGARWLSLCAGAVAAVLLCESLGVWARGASCAQAAAGLRLGVLRHVLGTGHPATRRFPAGELVTRAGLNTEETGRAPETLTSALALLVPTAGALVALTLIDPLLTLTLGLGVVAILFVLRAFLRATTSISGGYQEVQGEIAARLVAALDGARTIAAAGTAGQETRRVLAPLDRLRAHGMELWRANASAAVRAGLVVPLLEVAVLAAGGLMLAAGRITVGELYAAARYAVLGAALSTALGHVGGLARARAAAARVAEVLSLTPAAHGERALPPGDGTVEFRGVAANGLSVGDLTLPGGSVTAVVGRSGAGKSLLAALAGRLADPERGTVLLDGVALPELSRAELRRAVGYAFERPVLVGDTIAEAVGGGAPPGAVAEAAEAACAAAFVERLPQGYATPLREAPMSGGERQRLGLARAFAQGERVLVLDDATSSLDTVTERQVAHALTADPRGRTRLIAAHRPATAARADQVVWLDGGRVRAVGPHDVLWREPSYRAVFQDAHQQDPAPPLPDAVSGRAR; encoded by the coding sequence GTGCAGGCAGGAGACCGGCTCGTGCTCGGCACGCTGCGGCGCGGCGGAGCGTGGCCGGCCGTGCTCACCGTCACCGCGGTCGCGGGAGCGGCCGCCGAGCTGGCGGTCCCGTACGTCATCGGCCGCACCCTGGACGTCCTCGTCGCCGGCGGCGCCGGAGGCGCCCGCTGGCTGTCCCTCTGCGCCGGCGCCGTGGCCGCCGTCCTGCTCTGCGAGAGTCTCGGCGTCTGGGCCCGCGGCGCGAGCTGCGCCCAGGCCGCCGCCGGCCTCCGGCTCGGCGTGCTGCGGCACGTCCTCGGCACCGGGCACCCGGCCACCCGCCGCTTCCCGGCCGGCGAGCTCGTCACCCGGGCAGGCCTCAACACCGAGGAGACCGGACGCGCCCCGGAGACCCTGACCAGCGCGCTCGCGCTCCTCGTGCCCACCGCGGGCGCGCTGGTCGCGCTCACCCTCATCGACCCCCTCCTGACGCTGACGCTCGGGCTGGGCGTCGTGGCCATCCTCTTCGTGCTGCGCGCCTTCCTGCGCGCCACGACCTCGATCTCCGGCGGCTACCAGGAGGTCCAGGGCGAGATCGCCGCCCGGCTCGTCGCCGCGCTGGACGGCGCCCGCACCATCGCCGCCGCCGGCACCGCCGGGCAGGAGACGCGGCGGGTGCTCGCCCCGCTCGACCGGCTGCGTGCGCACGGCATGGAGCTGTGGCGCGCCAACGCCTCCGCCGCCGTCCGGGCCGGGCTGGTCGTGCCGCTGCTGGAGGTCGCCGTGCTGGCCGCCGGCGGGCTCATGCTCGCCGCCGGCCGGATCACGGTCGGCGAGCTGTACGCGGCCGCCCGCTACGCCGTCCTCGGCGCCGCGCTCAGCACCGCGCTCGGCCACGTCGGCGGCCTGGCCAGGGCCAGGGCGGCCGCGGCCCGCGTCGCGGAGGTCCTGTCCCTCACCCCGGCCGCGCACGGCGAGCGCGCCCTGCCGCCCGGCGACGGGACCGTCGAGTTCCGCGGCGTCGCGGCCAACGGGCTGAGCGTCGGCGATCTGACGCTGCCCGGCGGGTCCGTGACGGCCGTCGTGGGCCGGTCCGGGGCCGGGAAGTCGCTGCTGGCCGCGCTCGCCGGGCGGCTGGCCGACCCCGAGCGCGGCACCGTCCTGCTGGACGGGGTCGCGCTGCCCGAGCTGTCCCGCGCGGAGCTGCGCCGGGCCGTCGGCTACGCCTTCGAACGCCCGGTGCTGGTCGGCGACACGATCGCCGAAGCCGTCGGCGGCGGCGCGCCCCCCGGCGCGGTCGCCGAGGCCGCGGAGGCGGCGTGCGCGGCGGCCTTCGTCGAACGCCTGCCCCAGGGCTACGCCACGCCGCTCCGCGAGGCTCCCATGTCCGGCGGCGAACGGCAGCGGCTCGGCCTGGCCCGCGCCTTCGCCCAGGGGGAGCGGGTGCTGGTGCTCGACGACGCCACCTCCAGCCTCGACACCGTCACGGAACGGCAGGTCGCGCACGCCCTCACCGCCGACCCGCGCGGCCGGACCCGGCTCATCGCCGCCCACCGGCCCGCCACCGCCGCCCGCGCCGACCAGGTGGTCTGGCTGGACGGCGGACGGGTGCGCGCCGTGGGGCCGCACGACGTCCTGTGGCGCGAACCGTCCTACCGCGCCGTCTTCCAGGACGCCCACCAGCAGGACCCCGCACCGCCGCTGCCCGACGCGGTGTCCGGGAGGGCGCGATGA
- a CDS encoding SapB/AmfS family lanthipeptide — protein MVLLDLQGLEAPAASDVASGGSSLTVATCGSHTPSNLSVALCH, from the coding sequence ATGGTACTTCTGGACCTGCAGGGTCTTGAGGCTCCCGCGGCCAGCGACGTGGCCAGCGGCGGCAGCAGCCTCACCGTCGCCACGTGCGGCAGCCACACGCCCAGCAACCTGAGTGTCGCGCTGTGCCACTGA
- the lanKC gene encoding class III lanthionine synthetase LanKC has translation MDKYELYCLVDPFFYDTIEHSTAEDADFSFVNRPVPDGWAHELGDMWSYYAPAGGPPLPRQGWKIHVSARPDDAEKAIAAVWDYCVPRGTAFKFLRGPAVHVMVNSKAASRASSGKLITVYPRDEAHLELVLKELDELLRDVRGPYVLSDLRYGDGPLFVRYGGFAERHCLSETGERVLAVEDGDGNLVPDVRGSTFSVPPWATLPAFLEPHLAARNAVTTLGLPYEIESVLHFSNGGGVYLGRDKATGERVVLKEARPHAGLDAAGRDAVARLEHERDILRRLAGLDAAPGLRGYFTLGEHHFLVQEFVDGVSLQRRLVHRYPLTRATCTPDDLAEYTAWAVETAAGVSAALDALHERGVVFGDLHPDNVLLTESGRIALIDYEAATLAADQARPPLAHPAFYAPADRRGVDVDRYALACLRLGLFAPQCTIMVPLSRAKVAHLGEIVKDTFPAPAELIDAAVATVAGGEPERTPLPLPGEAPWPEVRAAMCRAILASATPDRDDRLFPGDVDQFRPGGGLNLANGAAGVLLALHAAGLGPFPEHERWLRERALRPATGSGLGLYDGMHGIAYVLDLLGHHEDAHDLLGICLRENWESAGTALYSGLSGIGLNLLRFGHPDLALRAADICAGRLAGPVPEISGGTNPRAGLMHGSSGPALLFLRLYEHTGDPALLDLAATALRQDLRRCKPADDGSLQVNQGWRLLPYLDEGSAGIALVLERYLAHRPGDDLADALPRLRLVGRSAFFVQSGLFRGRAGLIAALARDPLAHDLVRGLRWHALPYEGGLAFPGDQMLRLSMDFSTGTAGVLFALCAALGDQQVHLPFLEAATPERPSPGDTVEGGVRHGTSGPAGS, from the coding sequence ATGGACAAGTACGAGCTGTACTGCCTGGTAGATCCGTTTTTTTACGACACCATCGAGCACAGCACGGCCGAGGACGCCGACTTCTCCTTCGTCAACCGTCCCGTCCCGGACGGCTGGGCGCACGAACTTGGTGACATGTGGTCCTATTACGCGCCGGCCGGCGGCCCCCCGCTGCCCCGGCAGGGCTGGAAGATTCACGTCTCCGCCCGGCCGGACGACGCCGAGAAGGCCATCGCCGCCGTCTGGGACTACTGCGTGCCGCGCGGAACGGCGTTCAAGTTCCTGCGCGGGCCGGCGGTGCACGTCATGGTCAACTCCAAGGCGGCCTCCCGCGCCTCCAGCGGCAAGCTCATCACCGTCTACCCCCGCGACGAGGCCCACCTCGAGCTCGTCCTGAAGGAGCTCGACGAGCTGCTGCGCGACGTGCGCGGCCCGTACGTGCTGAGCGACCTGCGCTACGGCGACGGACCCCTGTTCGTCCGCTACGGCGGCTTCGCCGAGCGGCACTGCCTGTCCGAGACGGGCGAGCGCGTGCTCGCCGTCGAGGACGGCGACGGCAACCTGGTGCCCGACGTGCGCGGCTCGACGTTCTCGGTGCCGCCCTGGGCCACGCTGCCCGCCTTCCTGGAGCCGCACCTGGCCGCGCGCAACGCCGTGACCACGCTCGGGCTGCCGTACGAGATCGAGAGCGTGCTGCACTTCTCCAACGGCGGCGGCGTCTACCTGGGCCGCGACAAGGCCACCGGCGAGCGGGTCGTGCTCAAGGAGGCCCGGCCGCACGCCGGGCTCGACGCGGCCGGCCGCGACGCCGTCGCCCGCCTGGAGCACGAGCGCGACATCCTGCGCCGGCTGGCCGGCCTCGACGCCGCCCCCGGGCTGCGCGGCTACTTCACCCTGGGCGAGCACCACTTCCTCGTGCAGGAGTTCGTGGACGGCGTCTCGCTGCAGCGCCGCCTGGTGCACCGCTACCCGCTGACCCGCGCCACCTGCACCCCCGACGACCTCGCCGAGTACACGGCCTGGGCGGTCGAGACGGCCGCCGGCGTGAGCGCCGCGCTCGACGCGCTGCACGAGCGCGGCGTCGTCTTCGGCGACCTGCACCCCGACAACGTGCTGCTCACCGAGAGCGGGCGCATCGCGCTCATCGACTACGAGGCCGCCACGCTCGCCGCGGACCAGGCCCGGCCGCCGCTCGCCCACCCCGCCTTCTACGCCCCCGCCGACCGCCGGGGCGTGGACGTGGACCGCTACGCCCTGGCCTGCCTGCGCCTCGGCCTGTTCGCGCCGCAGTGCACGATCATGGTGCCGCTCAGCCGGGCGAAGGTCGCCCACCTGGGCGAGATCGTCAAGGACACCTTCCCCGCGCCCGCCGAGCTGATCGACGCGGCGGTCGCCACCGTCGCGGGCGGCGAGCCGGAGCGCACGCCGCTGCCCCTGCCCGGCGAGGCGCCCTGGCCCGAGGTGCGCGCGGCGATGTGCCGCGCCATCCTGGCCAGCGCCACCCCCGACCGCGACGACCGGCTCTTCCCCGGCGACGTCGACCAGTTCCGGCCGGGCGGCGGGCTCAACCTCGCCAACGGCGCGGCCGGCGTGCTCCTCGCGCTGCACGCCGCCGGGCTCGGCCCCTTCCCCGAGCACGAGCGATGGCTGCGCGAGCGCGCGCTGCGCCCCGCGACCGGCTCCGGGCTCGGGCTGTACGACGGGATGCACGGCATCGCGTACGTGCTCGACCTGCTGGGACACCACGAGGACGCGCACGACCTGCTCGGCATCTGCCTGCGCGAGAACTGGGAGAGCGCCGGCACGGCCCTTTACTCCGGGCTGTCCGGCATCGGGCTCAACCTCCTGCGCTTCGGCCACCCCGACCTCGCCCTGCGCGCGGCCGACATCTGCGCCGGGCGGCTGGCCGGCCCCGTCCCCGAGATCAGCGGCGGGACCAACCCGCGAGCCGGGCTCATGCACGGCTCGTCCGGGCCGGCGCTGCTGTTCCTGCGCCTGTACGAGCACACCGGCGACCCGGCGCTGCTCGACCTCGCGGCCACCGCGCTGCGGCAGGACCTGCGCCGCTGCAAGCCGGCCGACGACGGGTCCCTCCAGGTCAACCAGGGGTGGCGGCTGCTGCCGTACCTCGACGAGGGGTCCGCCGGCATCGCCCTGGTGCTGGAGCGCTACCTCGCGCACCGGCCCGGCGACGACCTGGCCGACGCGCTGCCCCGGCTGCGGCTGGTCGGGCGGTCGGCGTTCTTCGTCCAGTCCGGGCTGTTCCGCGGGCGCGCGGGCCTCATCGCCGCGCTCGCCCGCGACCCCCTGGCGCACGACCTGGTCAGGGGCCTCAGGTGGCACGCGCTGCCGTACGAGGGAGGGCTCGCCTTCCCCGGCGACCAGATGCTGCGCCTGTCCATGGATTTCTCGACCGGAACGGCGGGCGTGCTCTTCGCCCTCTGCGCGGCACTGGGTGACCAGCAGGTCCACCTGCCGTTCCTGGAGGCCGCAACCCCCGAGCGGCCGTCCCCCGGCGACACCGTGGAAGGAGGTGTACGACATGGTACTTCTGGACCTGCAGGGTCTTGA